A genome region from Scyliorhinus canicula chromosome 16, sScyCan1.1, whole genome shotgun sequence includes the following:
- the LOC119979506 gene encoding uncharacterized protein LOC119979506 isoform X10 has protein sequence MMNQYRAARISFGWWLDKATSEKWTVAARPSQCQLVTGAPNTTDKFCTIHPRKPVTLQLIRTKTYKLWRNQQEAAQLLSLASLHGHACFDAWARFCGQKIACQQALERRQIESLRSFFLQWRSMLQLKRGENLHLFQLCHTQTHQQTTDWPELQLFASTESSNPANSTPSSRVSRWRLVHSTENPVVQAFACWSHGKDDVFIQDGVSETCVEAENIQVSCREPRSLDGICPDETLQDWRKDTYKVQLNRIPTCSRLQDALQLWPAEPFQHHLRFSKHLPQQDCTVTLVDTEGSSDTNCSCPEQGTELRPHRLHETIPANRVDLEKAGKWLQHKVEKHLVEQHLACWVAQFRQVRRVERFHQWSLLARAFLSWSQWRQGRCRTRELIERFSFVRQCRVLLSLWKMRLLQKLEADRRCREILHQQIQKAMTQWHTYTRNRRQLYDLQAYFQSVKKQKVKLLILSNWQQKAERQRDMKIVADGMVQRRYLQAWYLVTLRIEERKQNLWAFQTGQTRQTLWRVFSWWKYCCELRCYSEYHRQLQTAQRAVHCWKQKMLLGRAIRHRHTIITQIFFRSWKETVRLFQLSYQFAVNIEERRLRLLLNAWANLVKERKTVDAQLRLMISAAQQRVMQAAFHQMVALYRKQKEVVKFYHLTLLRRSLLSWAEFVHQQKQWVLTVSSQVSVLQLRSVFVMWMNQLTLHRKLILMVQKRNEQILQKALRSWYKEMQAVRHHSRYVSQKFVSRWVLNVLARKPENLRNGVEYQAEEHYRNQLCKQFLIIWWHKTLLQQFREKKRVEEMQAIWEQWKGFTVNMLVTRGLCQQRLEGKAWQMWRRRFIQTQVSRAFAAQDDRILMSDVFTAWYSLTVVKREGAE, from the exons TGCTTGCTTTGATGCATGGGCACGTTTTTGTGGACAAAAGATTGCCTGCCAACAGGCACTGGAGAGGAGACAGATAGAGAGTTTGCGGAGTTTCTTCCTGCAGTGGCGCTCAATGTTACAGCTAAAACGTGGAGAGAATCTGCATCTTTTCCAATTgtgccacacacaaacacatcaaCAAACTACAG ATTGGCCGGAACTCCAGCTGTTTGCGTCAACGGAATCTTCCAATCCCGCCAACAGCACACCCTCATCGCGTGTTTCCAGGTGGAGACTAGTGCATTCAACAGAAAACCCAGTTGTCCAAG CCTTTGCTTGTTGGAGTCATGGGAAGGATGATGTATTTATCCAGGATGGAGTAAGTGAGACCTGTGTCGAAGCGGAGAATATCCAGGTATCATGCCGAGAGCCCCGATCACTGGACGGTATCTGCCCTGACGAAACACTCCAAGATTGGAGAAAGGACACTTATAAAGTGCAATTGAATAG GATCCCAACATGTAGTCGATTGCAGGATGCTCTGCAACTCTGGCCTGCGGAACCATTCCAACACCATTTGAGATTCAGCAAACATCTGCCTCAGCAGGACTGCACAGTCACATTAGTGGATACAGAGGGATCATCTGACACTAACTGCAGCTGCCCTGAACAG GGGACTGAGCTGCGACCACACAGGTTACATGAAACAATACCAGCGAATAGAGTTGATCTGGAGAAAGCAGGAAAGTGGCTACAGCACAAAGTGGAGAAGCACCTTGTTGAACAGCATCTGGCATGCTGGGTTGCCCAATTCCGACAGGTGCGCCGAGTGGAGCGGTTCCACCAATGGTCCCTGCTTGCACG AGCGTTTCTGAGTTGGAGCCAATGGAGGCAGGGTCGTTGCAGAACCCGAGAGTTGATTGAAAGGTTTTCCTTTGTCCGGCAGTGCCGAGTTCTGCTGAGCCTTTGGAAAATGCGTTTACTACAAAAACTGGAAGCTGACAGAAGATGCAGAGAGATATTGCATCAGCAAATTCAGAAGGCCATGACCCAGTGGCACACATATACAAGGA ACAGACGGCAACTCTATGATCTCCAGGCTTACTTCCAGTCTGTTAAGAAACAGAAAGTGAAGCTCTTGATCCTTAGCAACTGGCAGCAGaaagcagagaggcagagagacatgAAGATAGTGGCAGATGGGATGGTGCAACGCAG GTATCTGCAGGCTTGGTACTTAGTCACCCTTCGGATCGAGGAGAGGAAGCAGAACCTGTGGGCATTTCAAACCGGGCAGACCCGACAAACACTGTGGAGAGTTTTTAGCTGGTGGAAGTATTGCTGTGAACTCAGATGCTATTCAGAGTATCACAGACAGCTTCAAACAGCACAGAGAGCTGTCCATTGttggaaacagaaaatgttacTCGGCCGAGCTATCAGACATCGACACACAATCATTACTCAAATA TTCTTCAGAAGTTGGAAGGAGACGGTCAGGTTATTCCAGCTATCCTATCAGTTTGCTGTTAACATTGAAGAGAGGAGACTGAGGCTGCTGCTTAACGCTTGGGCCAACTTGGTGAAAG AGCGAAAAACTGTTGATGCGCAGCTCAGGTTGATGATATCTGCAGCTCAGCAGAGGGTGATGCAGGCTGCGTTTCATCAGATGGTGGCATTATATCGGAAACAGAAAGAGGTCGTGAAATTCTACCATCTAACACTGCTCCGCAG GTCCCTTCTCTCTTGGGCTGAATTTGTACATCAGCAGAAGCAATGGGTGTTGACTGTTTCTTCTCAAGTTTCGGTACTGCAACTACGCTCAGTATTTGTGATGTGGATGAATCAGTTGACCTTGCATCGTAAGCTGATTTTAATGGTGCAAAAACGGAATGAGCAAATCCTACAGAAAGCACTGAGATCCTGGTACAAGGAG ATGCAAGCAGTCAGACATCATTCCAGATATGTATCCCAGAAATTTGTGTCACGATGGGTTCTTAACGTGTTGGCGCGGAAGCCGGAAAACCTGCGGAATGGGGTGGAATATCAGGCAGAAGAGCACTACAGGAATCAGTTATG CAAACAATTTCTGATAATCTGGTGGCACAAAACACTCCTGCAACAATTCCGGGAAAAGAAAAGAGTTGAGGAAATGCAAGCGATCTGGGAACAGTGGAAAGGATTCACTGTAAACATGCTAGTGACTAGGGGATTG TGTCAACAGAGGCTAGAGGGGAAGGCATGGCAGATGTGGCGGAGACGTTTCATACAGACTCAGGTGTCACGAGCGTTTGCTGCTCAGGATGACAGGATCTTGATGTCAGAT GTTTTCACTGCCTGGTACAGCTTGACTGTTGTAAAACGGGAAGGGGCTGAGTGA